The following are encoded in a window of Kitasatospora sp. NBC_01250 genomic DNA:
- a CDS encoding acyltransferase: MPNAAALLASVRSRARRAAGRAVHQGWRWVQECGAVSNQNPGPYRFHTLGDGSKLAFPLGTVFNEQSIAIGPFCIIGERVTMSAGFLPGLDLGPEPVITIGGGCVIGRGSHLVGHQSIVLGDDVWTGPNVYISDQAHEYRDTTLPIGKQWPRNEPVEIGSGSWIGTGAVILPGARLGRNVVVAAGSVVRGEVPDHSVVAGAPARVVRSFSEVEGWQPPFRNDPPRPLPDGVTAEQLRALVGWDLRPPTEG; this comes from the coding sequence ATGCCGAACGCCGCCGCCCTGCTCGCCTCCGTCCGCTCCCGGGCCCGCCGCGCCGCCGGGCGGGCCGTGCACCAGGGCTGGCGCTGGGTGCAGGAGTGCGGCGCGGTCTCCAACCAGAACCCCGGGCCCTACCGGTTCCACACCCTCGGCGACGGCAGCAAGCTGGCCTTTCCGCTCGGCACCGTCTTCAACGAGCAGTCGATAGCGATCGGGCCGTTCTGCATCATCGGCGAGCGGGTCACCATGTCGGCGGGCTTCCTGCCCGGGCTCGACCTCGGCCCCGAGCCGGTGATCACCATCGGCGGCGGCTGCGTGATCGGCCGCGGCAGCCACCTGGTGGGGCACCAGTCGATCGTGCTCGGCGACGACGTGTGGACCGGACCGAACGTCTACATCAGCGACCAGGCCCACGAGTACCGCGACACCACGCTGCCGATCGGCAAGCAGTGGCCGCGCAACGAGCCGGTGGAGATCGGCTCGGGCAGCTGGATCGGCACCGGCGCGGTGATCCTGCCGGGTGCCCGGCTGGGACGCAACGTGGTGGTCGCGGCGGGCTCGGTGGTGCGCGGCGAGGTGCCCGACCACAGCGTGGTGGCCGGCGCGCCCGCCCGCGTGGTGCGCAGCTTCAGCGAGGTGGAGGGCTGGCAGCCGCCGTTCCGCAACGACCCGCCGAGGCCGCTGCCGGACGGCGTGACCGCCGAGCAGCTGCGGGCGCTGGTGGGCTGGGACCTGCGTCCGCCGACCGAAGGCTGA
- a CDS encoding enoyl-CoA hydratase family protein produces the protein MTSAAPFVRVSTAGAVTTLELDSPHNRNALSTRLMAELAQGLEQAAADPAVRAVVLGHTGTVFCAGADLSEATGADPTVGPRGLVDIQRAIVDCPKPVIAYVNGHVRAGGLGLLGAADLVIAGPATTFAFTEVRLGLAPAVISLPLRPKLEPRAAARYYLTGETFGPVEAARIGLVTVAAAEVDEAAKALAEVLAALRLASPQGLAESKRLVNAEVVRSFEQDADARVEQSARLFGSAEAQQGMKAFLERRPAPWAVDAP, from the coding sequence ATGACCAGCGCAGCACCCTTCGTCCGCGTCAGCACGGCCGGTGCCGTCACCACCCTGGAGCTCGACTCCCCGCACAACCGCAACGCGCTGTCCACCCGGCTGATGGCCGAGCTGGCGCAGGGGCTGGAGCAGGCCGCCGCCGACCCGGCGGTGCGGGCCGTGGTGCTCGGCCACACCGGCACGGTGTTCTGCGCGGGCGCGGACCTGTCCGAGGCCACCGGCGCCGACCCCACGGTCGGTCCGCGCGGGCTGGTGGACATCCAGCGCGCCATCGTGGACTGCCCCAAGCCGGTGATCGCCTACGTCAACGGCCACGTCAGGGCGGGCGGGCTGGGCCTGCTCGGCGCCGCGGACCTGGTGATCGCCGGGCCCGCGACCACCTTCGCCTTCACCGAGGTGCGCCTCGGGCTGGCCCCCGCCGTCATCTCGCTGCCGCTGCGCCCCAAGCTGGAGCCGCGTGCGGCCGCCCGCTACTACCTGACCGGCGAGACCTTCGGCCCCGTCGAGGCGGCCCGGATCGGCCTGGTCACGGTGGCCGCCGCCGAGGTCGACGAGGCCGCCAAGGCGCTGGCCGAGGTGCTGGCGGCGCTGCGGCTGGCCTCCCCGCAGGGGCTCGCGGAGTCCAAGCGGCTGGTCAACGCCGAGGTGGTGCGCTCCTTCGAGCAGGACGCGGACGCCCGGGTCGAGCAGTCCGCCCGGCTGTTCGGCTCCGCCGAGGCGCAGCAGGGCATGAAGGCCTTCCTGGAGCGCCGCCCGGCGCCGTGGGCGGTCGACGCGCCGTAG